In the Thermodesulfovibrio yellowstonii DSM 11347 genome, one interval contains:
- the fliM gene encoding flagellar motor switch protein FliM, giving the protein MPDDEILSQDEIDALLKGISGGEVETETAEAPSGVRPYDFTSQEKIVRGKMPSLDIINERLARSFRVSLASDIRKIVDVINVNVNITKFYDFLRSVPFPSSLNIIKLEPLRGFSLVVFDAPMIFTLIEFYFGGSGKGYYKPEGREFTPIEQRIIHKVVMMFLESMEEAWKPIFQIKPHFIRTEMNPQFVTIVTPVDVVIETEFTLEIETRECKIMVCIPYSSVEPIKEKLYSAFLADRDEMDMKWIGRLKAQIKNAPVQVEAILGKVTIDFKTLLDLKSGDIVTLQRRIDEEVDLLVEGVPKFKGKLGTFKGNYAIKIIKEA; this is encoded by the coding sequence ATGCCAGACGACGAGATTTTATCCCAAGATGAGATTGATGCTCTGCTAAAGGGCATTTCAGGAGGAGAGGTTGAGACAGAAACAGCAGAAGCTCCTTCTGGAGTTAGACCCTATGATTTTACTTCTCAGGAAAAGATTGTTCGCGGCAAGATGCCCTCTTTGGATATTATAAATGAGCGTCTTGCAAGAAGTTTCAGAGTAAGTCTTGCCTCAGACATAAGAAAAATAGTAGATGTGATAAATGTAAATGTAAATATTACAAAATTCTATGATTTTCTCCGCTCTGTTCCTTTTCCTTCAAGTCTAAATATTATAAAACTTGAACCTCTCAGAGGTTTTAGTCTCGTTGTTTTTGATGCGCCTATGATTTTTACTCTAATTGAATTTTATTTTGGCGGCTCAGGAAAAGGTTATTACAAACCAGAAGGAAGAGAGTTTACGCCTATCGAGCAAAGAATAATTCACAAGGTTGTTATGATGTTTCTTGAAAGTATGGAGGAAGCATGGAAGCCTATTTTCCAGATAAAACCTCATTTTATAAGAACAGAGATGAATCCTCAATTTGTTACAATAGTCACCCCTGTTGATGTGGTAATTGAAACAGAGTTTACCCTTGAAATAGAAACAAGAGAGTGTAAAATTATGGTTTGCATTCCCTATTCTTCAGTAGAACCTATAAAAGAAAAACTTTATAGTGCCTTTCTTGCAGACAGAGATGAAATGGATATGAAATGGATAGGAAGACTTAAGGCACAAATAAAAAATGCACCTGTGCAGGTTGAAGCTATTTTAGGCAAAGTAACTATAGACTTTAAAACATTATTAGACCTTAAATCAGGTGACATTGTCACTCTTCAAAGAAGAATAGACGAAGAAGTGGATTTGCTTGTAGAAGGTGTTCCTAAATTTAAAGGCAAATTAGGAACATTTAAGGGAAATTATGCAATAAAAATAATAAAGGAGGCATAA
- a CDS encoding flagellar basal body-associated FliL family protein: MAKEKATKLEEEELQPKEQPEKPKKKTKFPLLIIIAAIVLIVGAGGAYFFLTGKGAEHGKGSATKDSKEVQGINFALEPFVVNLMDQSGTKYLKVSVQIELSDAKLAEQAKNKTPQIRDAIITLLTNKTSDELITPEGKLLLKDEIKQRANQILGEGTVINVYLTDFVMQ, encoded by the coding sequence ATGGCAAAAGAAAAAGCTACAAAGTTAGAAGAGGAAGAACTACAGCCTAAGGAACAACCTGAAAAACCTAAGAAAAAAACTAAATTTCCATTGCTGATTATTATTGCTGCGATAGTTTTAATAGTTGGAGCAGGAGGAGCTTATTTTTTTCTAACTGGTAAAGGTGCAGAACATGGCAAAGGCTCTGCTACGAAGGATTCAAAAGAAGTTCAGGGTATAAATTTTGCTCTTGAACCGTTTGTTGTAAATTTGATGGATCAAAGTGGAACTAAATATCTTAAAGTTTCTGTGCAGATTGAACTTTCTGATGCAAAGTTGGCTGAACAGGCAAAAAACAAAACGCCACAGATAAGGGATGCTATAATAACTCTTTTAACAAATAAAACATCTGACGAATTGATTACTCCTGAGGGTAAATTGCTTCTTAAAGACGAGATAAAACAAAGAGCGAATCAGATTCTTGGTGAAGGTACAGTTATAAATGTTTATCTTACAGATTTTGTAATGCAGTAG